A genomic window from Bacillus sp. BGMRC 2118 includes:
- a CDS encoding DUF3231 family protein yields MPEKPTITSSELGALWLTYQEKTMILRMLEYFIAKADDEKAKDIMTSLYDELTSYVGKIVQIYEAEGAVIPVGYTAQDVNKDVPKLYDNGFDIMFVRLLKQISMGLHSLNLTMTFREDINILFEDLTALTQRYFRICSQYLLEKGLLVRSTYVSMPKSVEFVKDNSYLGGLNPFSQKRTLNTVEVAHLHKAVESNLTGTQMILGFGQCANDTEVKKFFNEGAELAKGIVKELSEVMIEVDLSIPQTPGGNATASTVAPFSDKLMMYCTSLFCSFSMGSNSLGTAFSLRNDLSAKMGIFMKDIFEYAHKGAKIMIKHGWMEEPPQMENRKQKMN; encoded by the coding sequence ATGCCAGAAAAACCTACAATTACATCGTCAGAATTAGGAGCTCTATGGCTTACTTATCAAGAGAAAACAATGATTCTGCGAATGTTAGAGTATTTTATAGCGAAAGCAGATGACGAAAAAGCAAAGGATATAATGACCTCCTTATATGATGAATTAACTAGTTATGTTGGTAAAATCGTTCAGATATATGAAGCAGAAGGTGCTGTTATCCCAGTAGGGTATACAGCACAAGATGTAAATAAGGATGTCCCAAAGCTGTATGATAATGGCTTTGACATTATGTTTGTTCGCCTACTAAAACAAATTAGTATGGGGCTACATTCATTAAATTTAACAATGACGTTTCGAGAAGACATCAATATACTTTTTGAAGATCTTACCGCACTTACACAAAGATATTTTAGAATCTGCTCTCAATATTTGCTTGAAAAAGGATTACTTGTTAGATCAACTTACGTATCAATGCCAAAATCTGTTGAGTTTGTGAAGGACAATAGTTATCTAGGTGGCCTTAATCCATTTAGTCAAAAAAGAACATTGAATACAGTGGAAGTCGCTCACTTACATAAAGCTGTTGAATCCAACCTTACAGGGACACAGATGATTTTAGGTTTTGGGCAGTGTGCAAATGATACTGAGGTGAAGAAATTTTTTAATGAGGGTGCAGAACTTGCTAAAGGCATAGTAAAAGAATTAAGTGAAGTGATGATTGAAGTAGATTTATCCATTCCTCAAACACCAGGAGGTAATGCTACTGCCTCAACAGTAGCTCCGTTTTCCGATAAGTTAATGATGTATTGTACAAGCCTTTTTTGCAGTTTTTCTATGGGAAGTAATTCACTTGGAACAGCTTTTAGTTTACGAAATGACTTGTCTGCAAAAATGGGTATATTTATGAAGGATATCTTTGAATATGCCCATAAGGGTGCAAAAATTATGATAAAACACGGTTGGATGGAAGAGCCACCTCAAATGGAAAATCGTAAGCAAAAGATGAATTGA
- a CDS encoding DUF3977 family protein, whose protein sequence is MKYIEIGIGNTWLVRTETELEDGTEYEEKGIIGPIQFHSVYFRIWFHRTVYIFDIKEGFKCMKKKDKKWKWIIGVVSH, encoded by the coding sequence ATGAAATACATAGAAATAGGTATAGGAAACACATGGTTGGTACGAACAGAAACAGAGTTAGAAGATGGAACGGAATATGAAGAAAAAGGCATAATTGGTCCCATTCAATTTCATTCTGTTTATTTCCGTATTTGGTTTCACCGAACTGTCTATATTTTTGACATAAAAGAGGGATTCAAGTGTATGAAGAAGAAAGATAAGAAATGGAAATGGATCATTGGGGTCGTAAGTCACTAA
- a CDS encoding VOC family protein yields the protein MISKVGQIMLYVNDQDAAVKFWTEKVGFTVISEENNGQGMRWIEIAPSNSAETSIILHNKDFVAQMSPGLNLGTPSLMFFTENLDQLYSQLSSHSITVGEIVEMPSGRVFNFADSEDNYFAVMERIN from the coding sequence ATGATTAGTAAAGTTGGGCAAATTATGTTGTATGTGAACGATCAAGATGCTGCAGTAAAGTTCTGGACTGAAAAGGTAGGATTTACAGTTATTTCAGAAGAAAACAATGGACAAGGGATGAGATGGATTGAAATTGCACCTAGTAACAGTGCTGAGACTAGCATTATATTACACAATAAAGACTTCGTTGCTCAAATGTCACCTGGTTTAAATCTAGGTACTCCTTCCTTAATGTTCTTCACAGAAAATCTAGATCAGTTATATAGTCAATTATCTTCTCATTCTATTACAGTGGGAGAAATCGTAGAGATGCCTTCAGGTAGAGTCTTTAACTTTGCAGATTCAGAAGACAATTACTTTGCGGTGATGGAAAGAATAAACTAA
- a CDS encoding SAP domain-containing protein — translation MRPILTESCCVESFKNFYWLKEELQSFCREHGISAAGSKMEIADRIETYLRTGEIIHPTRKTRPAKLDSRVELSLDTVITENHRCSQDVRAFFKSVIPTFHFSTYIQNYMKQGAGKTYRDVVNAWHEEEQRKKDPSYKKVIAPQFEYNQFIHDFFSDPNNRGKSREQAIRAWTEIKKQPGSNKYEPLT, via the coding sequence ATGAGACCTATTTTAACAGAGAGTTGTTGTGTTGAAAGCTTTAAGAATTTCTATTGGTTAAAGGAAGAACTCCAATCATTTTGTAGAGAACATGGAATCAGTGCAGCTGGATCGAAAATGGAGATTGCTGATCGAATCGAAACTTATCTGCGTACAGGAGAGATAATACATCCTACTCGAAAAACACGACCCGCTAAGCTAGATTCAAGAGTCGAATTAAGTCTAGATACTGTCATAACTGAGAATCATCGTTGCAGCCAAGATGTTAGAGCATTTTTTAAGTCAGTAATTCCAACATTTCACTTCTCCACTTATATCCAAAACTACATGAAACAGGGCGCTGGTAAAACTTATCGTGACGTGGTGAACGCGTGGCACGAGGAGGAACAACGAAAAAAGGATCCCTCCTACAAGAAAGTAATTGCTCCTCAGTTCGAATACAATCAATTTATCCATGACTTTTTTTCTGATCCGAATAATCGGGGCAAAAGCCGTGAACAAGCCATACGAGCATGGACTGAAATAAAGAAACAGCCTGGAAGCAATAAATATGAACCACTTACATAA
- a CDS encoding DUF3784 domain-containing protein, whose translation MSSNGCDVYVGKGAGFLAGYNTMPEEEKANYYERALLRFMGKMMFSLTFSMVFWIKSMKKCGYLFVGLSCSLEA comes from the coding sequence ATTTCTAGTAATGGGTGTGATGTTTACGTGGGAAAAGGTGCAGGCTTTCTAGCGGGATACAACACAATGCCTGAAGAAGAAAAAGCAAACTATTATGAACGTGCCTTACTTCGGTTCATGGGAAAGATGATGTTTTCCTTAACATTCAGTATGGTTTTTTGGATCAAATCTATGAAGAAATGTGGATATTTGTTTGTGGGCTTATCTTGTTCATTGGAAGCGTGA
- a CDS encoding DUF3885 domain-containing protein, with protein MDNILNQFLKTHFKNLALKPPLFYSWENGIRFEISMPGIEHEDPGNLNQIKERTKTLFHHVFHESDELLLITDVHCQASNQFLQKRPTKVYQKYIKSKDRVRKLQHNVLPYVFQEEYEGEDNEKSVTHRFSLRCKKNDIRYTQLLSAISYEDFAHPTTILKGNRESGVDIYFINLTRKMMFHLYDDRGCDIIAAHKEELVELYRNCNDWILDYDREKVDQLFK; from the coding sequence ATGGACAACATTCTCAATCAATTTTTAAAAACCCATTTTAAAAATCTTGCCCTTAAGCCACCACTTTTTTATTCATGGGAAAATGGTATTCGATTTGAAATCTCAATGCCAGGAATTGAGCACGAAGATCCTGGCAACCTCAATCAAATAAAAGAGAGAACGAAAACTCTTTTTCATCATGTATTTCACGAATCTGATGAACTGTTGCTTATTACAGATGTACATTGCCAGGCTTCCAATCAATTTTTGCAGAAAAGACCGACAAAGGTATACCAAAAATACATAAAAAGTAAGGACAGAGTTAGAAAACTACAACATAACGTGTTACCGTACGTGTTTCAAGAAGAGTATGAAGGTGAAGATAATGAAAAGAGTGTTACACATCGATTCTCACTCCGGTGTAAGAAGAACGACATTCGCTACACACAACTGTTATCAGCAATCAGCTATGAAGATTTCGCCCATCCAACCACTATATTAAAAGGCAATCGTGAAAGTGGAGTAGACATCTATTTTATTAATCTAACTAGAAAAATGATGTTCCACTTGTATGATGATCGTGGCTGTGACATCATTGCTGCTCATAAAGAGGAGTTAGTGGAACTGTATCGCAATTGCAATGACTGGATATTGGACTACGACCGGGAGAAGGTAGATCAGTTGTTCAAGTAA
- a CDS encoding O-methyltransferase, producing the protein MKQINHYIDSVFYSPDQVLEDVLESIKENGMRSISVSPSTGKLLTMLVSISGATNVLEIGALGGYSGICLARGMGKEGKLTSLELMDDYAKLAFDNLSKAGVGDQVSYKVGPALESLEKLVNEGSQFDFFFIDADKENYEPYLNACITLAKNGALIVCDNVLARGTVADETIEPTRHTEFMKEFNETVANHPQLESVLLPIGDGLTLSKVKK; encoded by the coding sequence ATGAAACAAATTAATCATTATATTGATTCAGTGTTTTATAGTCCAGACCAAGTATTAGAAGACGTCCTGGAATCAATCAAAGAAAATGGAATGCGATCCATTTCTGTATCGCCATCTACAGGTAAGCTTCTGACAATGCTTGTCTCTATTTCAGGTGCAACAAATGTTCTCGAAATTGGGGCACTGGGTGGTTATAGTGGTATTTGCCTGGCAAGAGGAATGGGGAAGGAAGGAAAACTCACATCCCTTGAATTAATGGATGATTATGCAAAACTAGCATTTGATAATCTATCTAAAGCAGGAGTTGGCGATCAAGTATCTTATAAAGTTGGACCAGCCCTAGAGAGTCTAGAAAAGCTAGTGAACGAAGGATCACAATTTGATTTTTTCTTCATTGATGCTGACAAAGAAAATTATGAACCCTACTTAAATGCTTGTATTACACTAGCTAAAAATGGAGCACTAATCGTTTGTGATAATGTCCTGGCAAGAGGAACCGTAGCAGATGAGACAATCGAACCCACTCGTCATACAGAATTTATGAAAGAATTCAATGAAACCGTGGCTAACCACCCTCAATTAGAATCTGTGTTACTACCAATTGGCGATGGATTGACTCTTTCAAAAGTAAAGAAATAG
- a CDS encoding GNAT family N-acetyltransferase, with protein sequence MQIRVATLDDVEELAGLMGELGYPTTSEQMEHRLMNIQSNTSYHTLIAELDGEVVGMAGLCKGFFFEHDGINVRIVAFVVNASHRRKGIGERLISESEQWAKEQGAVAMGLTSGNLTERMAAHQFYTNMGFEGNSIGFSKKLV encoded by the coding sequence ATGCAAATTCGTGTTGCTACACTAGATGATGTCGAAGAGTTGGCCGGCTTAATGGGCGAATTAGGATACCCAACAACAAGTGAGCAAATGGAACATCGATTGATGAATATTCAATCTAACACTTCTTATCATACCCTTATTGCAGAACTGGATGGAGAAGTGGTGGGAATGGCTGGACTATGCAAAGGATTCTTTTTTGAACATGATGGGATAAATGTCCGTATTGTAGCCTTTGTCGTAAATGCTTCACACCGAAGAAAAGGAATCGGTGAACGGCTCATCAGTGAATCAGAGCAATGGGCAAAAGAACAAGGAGCTGTTGCTATGGGGCTAACTAGTGGAAATCTAACAGAACGAATGGCTGCACATCAATTCTATACAAATATGGGATTTGAGGGGAATAGTATAGGATTTTCGAAGAAACTTGTTTAG
- a CDS encoding thij/pfpi family protein: protein MKAHVMVYDGFTEFEVILANYFIKTKGEIVSVGIHEDHRIVTSFEGFQIKPHIHIDELNVDDVEILIIPGGDPDELVTCNKLRELLIELNSRQTLVAAICSGTIHLAHAKLLEYKRYTSTENVEDITTNANFIDTLAVRDGNIITAKPNGYVDFAIEIGKALDIFEDETDLNETIDFFKYFK from the coding sequence ATGAAAGCACATGTTATGGTATATGACGGATTTACTGAGTTTGAAGTTATTTTGGCAAATTACTTTATCAAAACAAAGGGAGAGATCGTATCTGTCGGAATACATGAAGATCATAGAATCGTTACTTCTTTTGAAGGATTCCAAATTAAACCCCATATACATATTGACGAGCTGAATGTAGATGATGTTGAGATACTCATTATACCGGGTGGAGATCCAGATGAACTCGTAACATGCAATAAATTGAGAGAACTCTTGATTGAACTAAATAGTAGGCAAACGCTTGTAGCTGCCATTTGTTCTGGCACCATACACTTAGCTCATGCAAAACTACTGGAATATAAGAGATATACTTCTACTGAGAATGTTGAAGACATTACAACTAATGCCAATTTCATAGATACACTTGCAGTGAGAGATGGAAATATCATAACAGCAAAACCAAATGGCTATGTAGACTTTGCGATAGAAATTGGAAAGGCATTAGACATCTTTGAAGATGAGACTGATTTAAATGAAACAATCGACTTCTTTAAATACTTTAAATAA
- a CDS encoding HAD-IA family hydrolase encodes MLFDLDDTLLDRNQAVENMFSLIVETCYGTQKQSDEIEMLRTFKALDKKDYGNRNKTNVFESFFDLYPTTCRLPRNDVQAFWNKHFPQCFTVNEHTIRLVNTIKMYAKVGMITNGTTQRQRAKIRNTHLQHCFDTIIISEEVGLSKPDKRIFELALSKLNVQPEETLFVGDDIERDIGGCQDAQIKGLWFNPHRIKNETDIIPYDEIHSIARVVRYVR; translated from the coding sequence ATATTATTTGATTTAGATGATACGTTGCTTGATCGAAATCAAGCAGTCGAAAATATGTTTTCACTTATTGTAGAAACGTGTTATGGAACCCAGAAGCAATCAGATGAAATCGAGATGTTACGAACATTCAAAGCATTAGACAAGAAAGACTACGGAAATCGTAATAAAACAAACGTGTTTGAATCTTTCTTTGATTTATATCCAACCACTTGTAGACTGCCACGTAATGACGTTCAAGCTTTTTGGAATAAGCATTTTCCTCAATGCTTTACGGTCAACGAACATACGATAAGATTAGTAAATACAATCAAGATGTATGCCAAAGTTGGAATGATCACAAACGGCACCACTCAGAGACAAAGAGCAAAAATAAGAAACACTCATTTACAACATTGCTTTGATACCATTATTATTTCGGAAGAAGTGGGGTTAAGTAAACCAGATAAACGCATATTTGAACTAGCATTAAGTAAGCTTAACGTCCAGCCAGAAGAGACTTTATTCGTTGGAGATGATATCGAAAGGGATATAGGTGGTTGTCAGGATGCACAAATAAAGGGCCTATGGTTCAACCCTCATAGAATTAAAAATGAGACCGATATCATACCTTATGATGAGATTCATTCAATTGCTAGAGTAGTACGTTATGTTAGATGA